The Frondihabitans australicus genome includes a region encoding these proteins:
- a CDS encoding ADP-ribosylglycohydrolase family protein produces the protein MTGVLAGMAAGDALGAGYEFGPALPDDEAVAMRGGGVFNWAPGEWTDDTSMAVPIGRALARGDDLAAPATLGLIVDEWAVWAQTAPDVGNQTRAVLGMLATQGSSEDDARRAAEAVHRSQGQSAGNGSLMRTAPVALGYLDDPAGLASVARRVSDLTHFDPEAGDACVLWCLAIRRAVVDGEHSLRDGLSALPAARQSLWASRIDVAEASQPRDFEHNGWVVEALQGAWSAITHGSSLVDVLSRAVRGGNDTDTVAAIAGGLAGAYYGVGGVPSAWREVLHGWPGLDFGGLVELAGAAALGGAPRR, from the coding sequence ATGACAGGCGTCCTCGCAGGCATGGCCGCGGGCGACGCACTGGGGGCGGGGTACGAGTTCGGCCCCGCGCTTCCGGACGACGAGGCTGTCGCCATGCGGGGCGGGGGCGTGTTCAACTGGGCTCCGGGGGAGTGGACGGACGACACTTCCATGGCGGTGCCGATCGGCCGGGCTTTGGCTCGGGGGGACGATCTCGCTGCTCCTGCGACCCTGGGGTTGATCGTCGACGAGTGGGCGGTGTGGGCCCAGACCGCTCCGGACGTGGGGAATCAGACGCGAGCCGTGCTCGGGATGCTGGCGACGCAGGGCTCGAGCGAAGACGATGCGCGGCGCGCAGCCGAAGCGGTGCACCGGAGCCAGGGGCAGTCGGCTGGGAACGGGTCGCTGATGCGGACTGCTCCGGTGGCGCTCGGGTACCTCGACGACCCCGCCGGGCTGGCTTCCGTCGCACGTCGAGTGAGCGACCTCACGCACTTCGACCCGGAGGCCGGGGATGCGTGTGTGCTGTGGTGCTTGGCGATCCGGCGGGCTGTCGTCGACGGGGAGCACTCGTTGCGGGACGGTCTTTCGGCTCTGCCTGCTGCGCGGCAGTCGCTGTGGGCCTCGCGCATCGACGTGGCCGAGGCGTCGCAGCCGCGCGACTTCGAGCACAACGGGTGGGTCGTCGAGGCGCTGCAGGGGGCGTGGTCGGCGATCACGCACGGGTCGTCGCTCGTCGACGTGCTTTCGCGCGCGGTGCGGGGCGGGAACGACACGGACACGGTGGCGGCTATCGCTGGGGGGTTGGCGGGGGCGTACTACGGGGTCGGCGGGGTGCCGTCCGCGTGGCGCGAGGTGTTGCACGGGTGGCCGGGGTTGGACTTTGGGGGGTTGGTGGAGCTGGCGGGGGCTGCCGCTCTGGGTGGTGCGCCCCGGCGCTAG
- a CDS encoding DUF262 domain-containing protein, translated as MLTQVTSPQQVFFAPQRLVVPLFQRPYVWSRELQWEPLWNDITRLVDAIAAGDSQATHFLGAVVLQTQQTVLGGLPQHTVIDGQQRLTTLQVLLDALHAELVDRGYVGLAGQVEGLVENGESFRVGVEDRFKVWPTNRDRETFAAVMSAPSPVDYRVLPAGRLRDAHEFFARSIASWLDSDASTADSRAGLLVPAVTTRLQLVSIQLQANEDAQEIFETLNARGTPLTAADLIKNFVFQRFDGTDEATEQAYLEYWYAFETPFWEAEVTAGRIRYTRSSLFLTQWLTARTLLDIPAREVFAQFKRYVNSSSGDVNALLKDLKAAADRYRAFTEASESHDGALDRVALFVYRISTLDSELAKPVLIWLGEREQAAITDDERDRFLGVLESWFVRRALVRVQSQGANRFIVDLLTTLSQRPAGARIDDVARDFLTSQRSTVGYWPDDAEVRRELVDLEAYRRLRRGRLRMVLEAVEDRYRGFGIDGQRPFSAAPVSRGVCTIEHIMPQEWRANWGDDTVNDTDRDQLVQTLGNLTLVTQSLNTRLSNAGWTGEAGKRASLIRHDTLLLVRNVVHEHAEAWTEEDIRTRTSSLIDSILAIWPVPQGHVSSTDSAVERAQYRVEVADLLRAGAVSAGAVLYAKPAAYRGSTAIVEENGHLAMADRVFATVSGAARFLQGGGTVAGWNFWCVDETLTRTLADVRSDYASGI; from the coding sequence ATGCTCACGCAGGTCACCTCCCCGCAGCAGGTCTTCTTCGCACCTCAGAGGTTGGTGGTTCCGCTCTTCCAGCGGCCCTATGTCTGGTCGAGAGAGCTCCAATGGGAGCCGCTGTGGAACGACATCACGAGACTTGTCGACGCGATCGCAGCGGGCGACTCGCAGGCCACGCACTTCCTCGGCGCCGTGGTCCTGCAGACCCAGCAGACCGTCCTCGGTGGCCTGCCACAGCACACGGTCATCGACGGGCAGCAGCGGCTGACAACGCTCCAGGTCTTGCTCGACGCCCTCCACGCCGAGCTGGTCGATCGTGGCTATGTCGGTCTCGCGGGCCAGGTGGAAGGCCTTGTCGAAAACGGTGAGTCGTTCCGTGTGGGCGTCGAAGATCGCTTCAAGGTGTGGCCGACCAACCGTGACCGCGAGACGTTCGCCGCGGTGATGTCGGCTCCGTCGCCCGTCGACTACCGCGTGCTCCCGGCAGGACGACTCCGTGACGCTCACGAGTTCTTCGCCCGAAGCATCGCCTCGTGGCTCGACTCCGACGCCTCGACCGCGGACTCTCGAGCCGGCCTGCTCGTGCCTGCCGTGACGACGCGGCTCCAGCTCGTTTCCATCCAATTGCAGGCGAATGAAGATGCGCAGGAGATCTTCGAGACGCTGAATGCCCGCGGCACGCCGCTGACCGCCGCGGATCTGATCAAGAACTTCGTCTTCCAGAGATTCGATGGGACTGACGAGGCGACCGAGCAGGCGTACCTGGAGTACTGGTACGCCTTCGAGACCCCCTTCTGGGAGGCCGAAGTCACGGCGGGCCGCATCCGCTACACCCGGAGCTCGCTCTTCCTCACTCAGTGGCTCACCGCGCGCACACTGCTCGATATCCCGGCGCGGGAGGTGTTCGCTCAGTTCAAGCGCTACGTGAATTCGTCATCGGGTGATGTGAACGCACTTCTGAAGGACCTCAAGGCGGCGGCAGATCGCTACCGTGCCTTCACGGAGGCCTCGGAGTCGCACGACGGAGCCCTCGACCGCGTCGCGCTCTTCGTCTACAGAATCAGCACCCTGGATTCCGAGCTGGCCAAGCCTGTTTTGATCTGGCTGGGCGAGCGGGAGCAAGCCGCGATCACTGACGACGAACGCGACCGGTTCCTGGGTGTGCTGGAGTCGTGGTTCGTGCGTCGAGCGCTCGTGCGCGTGCAGTCGCAGGGCGCGAACCGATTCATCGTCGACCTGCTGACGACGCTGAGTCAGCGCCCTGCCGGAGCGCGCATCGACGACGTGGCCCGAGACTTCTTGACGTCGCAGCGATCTACCGTCGGCTATTGGCCCGACGATGCCGAAGTGCGTCGTGAGCTCGTCGACCTCGAGGCCTATCGACGCCTTCGTCGGGGCCGTCTTCGAATGGTGCTGGAGGCGGTCGAGGACCGCTATCGGGGCTTCGGGATCGATGGCCAACGGCCATTCTCAGCGGCACCGGTTTCGCGCGGGGTGTGCACGATCGAGCACATCATGCCTCAGGAGTGGCGCGCCAACTGGGGCGACGACACTGTCAACGACACCGATCGTGACCAGCTCGTCCAGACGCTCGGAAATCTGACGCTGGTCACGCAGTCCCTCAACACGCGGCTGTCGAATGCAGGCTGGACCGGCGAGGCTGGTAAGCGCGCGTCCTTGATTCGGCACGACACCCTGCTGCTCGTCCGGAACGTGGTCCACGAGCACGCCGAGGCGTGGACCGAAGAGGACATCCGTACCCGCACATCGAGCCTGATCGACAGCATCCTCGCGATCTGGCCGGTGCCACAGGGCCACGTGAGCTCGACAGACTCAGCCGTTGAGAGGGCTCAGTATCGGGTTGAAGTGGCCGACCTACTCCGCGCCGGCGCGGTCTCTGCCGGCGCTGTCCTCTACGCCAAGCCCGCCGCCTATCGCGGCTCCACCGCAATCGTCGAAGAGAACGGCCACCTTGCGATGGCCGATCGAGTCTTCGCGACGGTCAGCGGTGCCGCGCGATTCCTGCAGGGCGGCGGCACGGTTGCCGGCTGGAATTTCTGGTGCGTCGACGAGACGCTGACTCGGACCCTGGCCGATGTCCGCTCCGACTACGCGTCCGGTATTTGA
- a CDS encoding DUF4190 domain-containing protein, with amino-acid sequence MSNFDPNQPVQQVYVQFAPKPQSNGLAIASLILGIVGAALSLIPIAGIFLCWLPALLAIIFGFIGVGTANRAGGFRRTQAIAGIVCGFLPVPIILILLALVVPFSASSGS; translated from the coding sequence ATGTCGAACTTCGACCCGAACCAGCCGGTTCAGCAGGTCTACGTCCAGTTCGCGCCGAAGCCCCAGTCGAACGGCCTCGCGATCGCGTCACTCATCCTCGGAATCGTCGGCGCCGCGCTGTCGCTGATCCCGATCGCCGGCATCTTCCTCTGCTGGCTGCCGGCCCTGCTCGCCATCATCTTCGGCTTCATCGGCGTCGGCACCGCGAACCGCGCCGGCGGCTTCCGCCGCACCCAGGCCATCGCCGGCATCGTCTGCGGCTTCCTGCCGGTCCCGATCATCCTCATCCTGCTAGCGCTGGTCGTGCCGTTCTCGGCGTCGAGCGGGTCCTGA